One Drosophila subobscura isolate 14011-0131.10 chromosome U, UCBerk_Dsub_1.0, whole genome shotgun sequence DNA window includes the following coding sequences:
- the LOC117900973 gene encoding leukotriene A-4 hydrolase isoform X1 has protein sequence MSIAKRVQQWATFARTWHIYDCTWQNPFESAALVKTHLMGLHKPIYHPMISKRGFCTTHLQQLQRPLHQTQLCPIYQLQKRNMGRLGTVDPSSYSQPDLITTEHSVLNWKVDFAATKLQGSVVHRFNVLSSNLEKILLDVRDINVTNATLLAGGSELPINYFISDPVNDIGQKLTLELPAGTAKGSLNVRIDYETSSSASGLQWLNPTQTLGKQHPYMFSQCQAIHARSVVPCQDTPAVKFTYDAVIEHPSELTALMSAIIDKKQPGKTHFKQEVPIPAYLVAIAIGRLVSRPLGENSNVWAEEAIVDACAEEFSETATMLKTASDLCGPYVWKQYDLLVMPPSFPFGGMENPCLTFVTPTLLAGDKSLADVVAHEIAHSWTGNLVTNKNFEHFWLNEGFTVFVESKIVGRMQGAKELDFKMLSNLTDLQECLRTQLSGTPELTKLVVDLSNCGPDDAFSSVPYIKGSTFLRYLEDLLGGPTVFEPFLRDYLKKYAYKSIETNDFKSALYDYFKDTEQKDQLSVVDWDLWLTSEGMPPIIPKFDESLSNVTTSLAKLWSNETVSKLADNSDIKQTISIHQLIDFLGKLIESKDIVELNEGKIELLESTYKLKQSKNAEVRFRLNRLIIRARLLGRLDEIIEFANSNFRMKFCRPIYRDLAAWPEAKPAAIRNFVKVKDQMMTVCSHTIEKDLGLKTV, from the exons ATGTCTATTGCCAAGCGTGTGCAG CAATGGGCAACGTTTGCACGAACCTGGCACATTTACGACTGCACCTGGCAGAACCCTTTTGAGTCCGCTGCACTGGTCAAAACACATCTGATGGGGCTGCACAAGCCCATATACCATCCCATGA TCTCCAAACGCGGCTTTTGCACGACACACCtacagcagctccagcggccGCTACACCAGACACAACTTTGTCCAATTTATCAACTCCAAAAACGCAACATGGGCCGCCTGGGTACAGTGGATCCTAGCTCCTACTCGCAGCCGGATTTGATTACCACGGAGCACAGTGTGCTCAACTGGAAGGTGGACTTTGCAGCCACCAAGCTGCAGGGCAGTGTGGTGCACCGCTTCAATGTGCTGTCCAGTAATTTGGAGAAGATT CTCCTGGATGTGCGCGACATTAATGTGACGAATGCCACGTTGCTGGCTGGAGGCAGTGAGCTGCCCATCAACTACTTCATCAGCGATCCCGTGAACGATATTGGACAAAAGCTAACACTGGAGTTGCCAGCCGGCACGGCTAAGGGCAG CTTGAATGTTCGCATCGATTACGAGACCTCAAGCAGTGCCAGCGGCCTGCAGTGGCTGAATCCCACACAGACACTGGGCAAGCAGCATCCGTACATGTTCTCGCAGTGTCAGGCGATACACGCACGTTCGGTGGTGCCCTGCCAGGATACGCCAGCGGTGAAGTTCACCTACGATGCGGTGATTGAGCATCCCAGCGAGCTGACGGCGCTGATGAGCGCCATCATTGACAAGAAGCAGCCCGGCAAGACACACTTCAAGCAGGAGGTGCCCATACCCGCCTATCTggtggccattgccattggcaggCTGGTCTCCCGTCCGCTCGGCGAGAACTCCAACGTGTGGGCCGAAGAGGCCATTGTGGATGCCTGTGCCGAGGAGTTCTCGGAAACGGCCACCATGCTGAAGACCGCCTCGGATCTGTGCGGTCCGTATGTGTGGAAGCAATACGACTTGCTGGTGATGCCACCATCATTCCCCTTCGGTGGCATGGAGAACCCCTGCCTCACCTTTGTCACACCCACGCTGCTGGCGGGCGACAAATCGCTGGCCGATGTTGTGGCCCATGAGATTGCCCACAGCTGGACGGGCAATTTGGTGACCAACAAGAACTTTGAGCACTTTTGGCTGAACGAAGGCTTCACCGTGTTCGTCGAGTCCAAGATTGTGGGACGCATGCAGGGTGCCAAGGAGCTGGACTTTAAGATGCTCAGCAATCTGACGGATCTACAGGAGTGT TTGCGCACTCAACTCTCTGGCACACCTGAGCTGACCAAACTGGTGGTTGATCTATCCAACTGTGGACCCGATGACGCCTTCTCCTCTGTGCCTTACATCAAGGGCTCCACATTCCTGCGCTATCTGGAGGATTTGCTGGGTGGACCCACCGTCTTTGAGCCTTTCCTCCGCGATTACCTGAAGAAATATGCCTACAAATCGATCGAAACCAACGACTTCAAGAGTGCCTTGTATGACTACTTCAAGGATACGGAGCAAAAGGATCAACTGAGCGTCGTGGACTGGGATCTGTGGCTGACCAGCGAGGGCATGCCACCCATTATACCCAA ATTCGATGAATCCCTGTCCAATGTCACCACTAGTCTGGCCAAACTGTGGAGCAATGAAACTGTCTCCAAACTGGCAGACAACAGCGACATCAAGCAGACCATTTCCATCCATCAACTGATTGACTTTCTGGGCAAACTCATCGAATCGAAGGACATTGTCGAGCTGAACGAGGGCAAGATTGAACTGCTCGAGTCCACCTACAAGCTAAAGCAGTCCAAGAACGCTGAAGTGCGCTTCCGCCTGAATCGTTTGATCATTCGTGCCCGCCTGCTCGGTCGGCTCGATGAGATCATTGAATTTGCCAACTCGAATTTCCGCATGAAATTCTGCCGCCCCATCTACCGCGATCTGGCTGCCTGGCCCGAGGCCAAGCCGGCGGCCATTCGCAACTTTGTCAAAGTCAAGGATCAAATGATGACAGTCTGCTCGCACACCATCGAAAAGGACTTGGGATTAAAGACAGTTTAA
- the LOC117900973 gene encoding leukotriene A-4 hydrolase isoform X2, translating into MGRLGTVDPSSYSQPDLITTEHSVLNWKVDFAATKLQGSVVHRFNVLSSNLEKILLDVRDINVTNATLLAGGSELPINYFISDPVNDIGQKLTLELPAGTAKGSLNVRIDYETSSSASGLQWLNPTQTLGKQHPYMFSQCQAIHARSVVPCQDTPAVKFTYDAVIEHPSELTALMSAIIDKKQPGKTHFKQEVPIPAYLVAIAIGRLVSRPLGENSNVWAEEAIVDACAEEFSETATMLKTASDLCGPYVWKQYDLLVMPPSFPFGGMENPCLTFVTPTLLAGDKSLADVVAHEIAHSWTGNLVTNKNFEHFWLNEGFTVFVESKIVGRMQGAKELDFKMLSNLTDLQECLRTQLSGTPELTKLVVDLSNCGPDDAFSSVPYIKGSTFLRYLEDLLGGPTVFEPFLRDYLKKYAYKSIETNDFKSALYDYFKDTEQKDQLSVVDWDLWLTSEGMPPIIPKFDESLSNVTTSLAKLWSNETVSKLADNSDIKQTISIHQLIDFLGKLIESKDIVELNEGKIELLESTYKLKQSKNAEVRFRLNRLIIRARLLGRLDEIIEFANSNFRMKFCRPIYRDLAAWPEAKPAAIRNFVKVKDQMMTVCSHTIEKDLGLKTV; encoded by the exons ATGGGCCGCCTGGGTACAGTGGATCCTAGCTCCTACTCGCAGCCGGATTTGATTACCACGGAGCACAGTGTGCTCAACTGGAAGGTGGACTTTGCAGCCACCAAGCTGCAGGGCAGTGTGGTGCACCGCTTCAATGTGCTGTCCAGTAATTTGGAGAAGATT CTCCTGGATGTGCGCGACATTAATGTGACGAATGCCACGTTGCTGGCTGGAGGCAGTGAGCTGCCCATCAACTACTTCATCAGCGATCCCGTGAACGATATTGGACAAAAGCTAACACTGGAGTTGCCAGCCGGCACGGCTAAGGGCAG CTTGAATGTTCGCATCGATTACGAGACCTCAAGCAGTGCCAGCGGCCTGCAGTGGCTGAATCCCACACAGACACTGGGCAAGCAGCATCCGTACATGTTCTCGCAGTGTCAGGCGATACACGCACGTTCGGTGGTGCCCTGCCAGGATACGCCAGCGGTGAAGTTCACCTACGATGCGGTGATTGAGCATCCCAGCGAGCTGACGGCGCTGATGAGCGCCATCATTGACAAGAAGCAGCCCGGCAAGACACACTTCAAGCAGGAGGTGCCCATACCCGCCTATCTggtggccattgccattggcaggCTGGTCTCCCGTCCGCTCGGCGAGAACTCCAACGTGTGGGCCGAAGAGGCCATTGTGGATGCCTGTGCCGAGGAGTTCTCGGAAACGGCCACCATGCTGAAGACCGCCTCGGATCTGTGCGGTCCGTATGTGTGGAAGCAATACGACTTGCTGGTGATGCCACCATCATTCCCCTTCGGTGGCATGGAGAACCCCTGCCTCACCTTTGTCACACCCACGCTGCTGGCGGGCGACAAATCGCTGGCCGATGTTGTGGCCCATGAGATTGCCCACAGCTGGACGGGCAATTTGGTGACCAACAAGAACTTTGAGCACTTTTGGCTGAACGAAGGCTTCACCGTGTTCGTCGAGTCCAAGATTGTGGGACGCATGCAGGGTGCCAAGGAGCTGGACTTTAAGATGCTCAGCAATCTGACGGATCTACAGGAGTGT TTGCGCACTCAACTCTCTGGCACACCTGAGCTGACCAAACTGGTGGTTGATCTATCCAACTGTGGACCCGATGACGCCTTCTCCTCTGTGCCTTACATCAAGGGCTCCACATTCCTGCGCTATCTGGAGGATTTGCTGGGTGGACCCACCGTCTTTGAGCCTTTCCTCCGCGATTACCTGAAGAAATATGCCTACAAATCGATCGAAACCAACGACTTCAAGAGTGCCTTGTATGACTACTTCAAGGATACGGAGCAAAAGGATCAACTGAGCGTCGTGGACTGGGATCTGTGGCTGACCAGCGAGGGCATGCCACCCATTATACCCAA ATTCGATGAATCCCTGTCCAATGTCACCACTAGTCTGGCCAAACTGTGGAGCAATGAAACTGTCTCCAAACTGGCAGACAACAGCGACATCAAGCAGACCATTTCCATCCATCAACTGATTGACTTTCTGGGCAAACTCATCGAATCGAAGGACATTGTCGAGCTGAACGAGGGCAAGATTGAACTGCTCGAGTCCACCTACAAGCTAAAGCAGTCCAAGAACGCTGAAGTGCGCTTCCGCCTGAATCGTTTGATCATTCGTGCCCGCCTGCTCGGTCGGCTCGATGAGATCATTGAATTTGCCAACTCGAATTTCCGCATGAAATTCTGCCGCCCCATCTACCGCGATCTGGCTGCCTGGCCCGAGGCCAAGCCGGCGGCCATTCGCAACTTTGTCAAAGTCAAGGATCAAATGATGACAGTCTGCTCGCACACCATCGAAAAGGACTTGGGATTAAAGACAGTTTAA
- the LOC117900973 gene encoding 39S ribosomal protein L13, mitochondrial isoform X3 has product MSIAKRVQQWATFARTWHIYDCTWQNPFESAALVKTHLMGLHKPIYHPMNDCGDHVVLINTKEIALPGDEWIKRVYFHHTGYPGGASWTLAWQLHEKDPTMVMKKAVYNSMHGNLQRRHTMQRLHLFSGDSVPDEILQNVTNQIRTPRTVPQRLDHIDKETLENFPAIMDYPKDYILR; this is encoded by the exons ATGTCTATTGCCAAGCGTGTGCAG CAATGGGCAACGTTTGCACGAACCTGGCACATTTACGACTGCACCTGGCAGAACCCTTTTGAGTCCGCTGCACTGGTCAAAACACATCTGATGGGGCTGCACAAGCCCATATACCATCCCATGA ATGATTGCGGGGACCATGTGGTGCTGATTAATACCAAGGAAATTGCACTGCCCGGCGACGAGTGGATCAAGCGTGTCTACTTCCATCACACGGGCTATCCCGGCGGTGCTTCATGGACCCTGGCCTGGCAGCTGCACGAGAAGGATCCCACGATGGTCATGAAGAAGGCCGTGTACAACTCGATGCATGGCAATCTGCAGCGCAGACACACAATGCAGCGACTGCATCTGTTCTCCGGTGACTCGGTGCCCGATGAGATTCTGCAGAATGTCACCAATCAGATACGCACGCCCCGCACTGTGCCCCAGCGACTCGATCATATTGATAAGGAGACGCTGGAGAACTTCCCCGCCATTATGGATTATCCCAAGGACTACATTTTGCGTTGA